One Urocitellus parryii isolate mUroPar1 chromosome 8, mUroPar1.hap1, whole genome shotgun sequence DNA window includes the following coding sequences:
- the LOC144256478 gene encoding olfactory receptor 12D3-like — MENVTTVDEFLLLSLTSVQELQPVFFVMFLIIYLINLVGNGAILMIVILEPKLHSPMYFFLGNLSCLDICYSSVTLPKVLMNLLSTRRAISFLGCITQLHFFHFLGSTEAILLALMAFDRFVAICNPLRYTVIMNPQLCVLLAAVTWFISFFNALTHSVMTARLDFCHSLKINHFFCDVKPLLELACGNTELNQWILSVVTGSVSMGAFFLTLLSYFYIIGFLVLKNRSCRILHKALSTCASHFMVVCLFYGPVGFTYIRPASATSMSEDQTVAIIYSAVTPVLNPLIYTLRNKEVMLALKKIFGRKLFKDCH, encoded by the coding sequence ATGGAGAATGTCACTACAGTGGATGAATTTCTTTTACTCAGCCTGACCAGTGTTCAGGAGCTGCAGCCAGTCTTCTTTGTGATGTTCTTAATTATTTACCTGATCAACTTGGTTGGAAATGGAGCAATATTAATGATTGTAATTTTGGAACCCAAACTTCACTCCcctatgtatttctttttggGAAACCTTTCTTGTCTGGATATTTGTTATTCTTCGGTGACACTGCCCAAGGTGCTTATGAACCTGCTCTCCACTCGCAGGGCCATATCTTTCCTAGGATGTATCACTCAGCTACACTTCTTCCACTTTCTGGGAAGTACTGAGGCCATCTTGCTGGCACTGATGGCCTTTGACCGTTTTGTGGCCATCTGCAACCCACTTCGCTACACTGTCATCATGAACCCGCAGCTGTGTGTCCTGTTGGCAGCTGTGACCTGGTTCATTAGCTTCTTCAATGCTCTGACGCATTCTGTCATGACTGCACGCCTAGACTTTTGCCATTCTCTGAAAAtcaaccacttcttctgtgatgtgAAACCCCTCCTGGAACTGGCCTGTGGTAACACAGAACTCAACCAGTGGATTCTTTCTGTTGTCACAGGGAGCGTATCCATGGGAGCTTTCTTCCTCACACTCCTCTCCTACTTCTACATCATTGGCTTCCTTGTGTTGAAGAACAGGTCCTGCAGGATACTCCATAAGGCTCTGTCCACTTGTGCCTCCCATTTTATGGTGGTGTGTCTCTTTTATGGACCTGTGGGTTTTACATATATTCGtcctgcttcagccacatccATGAGTGAGGACCAGACAGTCGCAATCATATACAGTGCAGTCACCCCAGTGCTGAATCCACTGATATACACCCTTAGGAATAAGGAAGTGATGTTGgctctgaagaaaatatttgggaggAAGCTCTTTAAAGATTGTCATTAG